One Chlorobaculum limnaeum genomic window carries:
- a CDS encoding pirin family protein: protein MTIQRTISKVFKSKPVTEGAGVRLKRAFGFSQVPLFDPFLLLDDFRSGEPEDYRKGFPWHPHRGIETITYMLEGQVEHGDSLGNRGVIRPGGLQWMTAGSGIIHQEMPEGDRHKRMGGFQLWANLPASQKMTTPRYRDITDSQVPKLKLDSGVSISLFSGRIGETVGPVDDIAIDPEYLDITVPPSTSFTHPVTRGHTALAYVIGGKGIFCHADEPFSHDTEGVNYFDMEPERYQDNETLILFSDGESVTISTENDPVRFLLISGKPLNEPVAWYGPIVMNTREELRIAFEEYQNGTFIKKR from the coding sequence ATGACTATCCAGAGAACCATCAGCAAGGTGTTCAAAAGCAAGCCGGTAACGGAAGGCGCCGGAGTGCGGCTCAAACGAGCCTTCGGATTCAGCCAGGTTCCATTGTTCGACCCGTTCCTGCTGCTCGACGATTTCCGCTCGGGAGAGCCTGAGGACTATCGCAAGGGGTTCCCCTGGCATCCGCATCGCGGTATCGAAACCATCACCTACATGCTCGAAGGCCAGGTGGAACATGGCGACAGCCTGGGCAACCGGGGCGTGATACGGCCCGGCGGATTGCAGTGGATGACCGCCGGCAGCGGCATCATCCATCAGGAGATGCCGGAGGGCGACCGGCACAAGAGGATGGGCGGATTCCAGCTCTGGGCGAACCTGCCCGCGTCACAGAAGATGACCACGCCACGGTACCGCGACATCACCGATTCGCAGGTACCGAAGCTGAAGCTCGACAGTGGCGTCTCGATCTCGCTCTTCAGCGGCAGAATCGGAGAGACTGTCGGCCCGGTTGACGACATCGCCATCGACCCGGAATATCTCGATATCACCGTTCCGCCATCGACCTCATTCACCCATCCGGTCACGCGAGGGCACACGGCGCTCGCCTACGTCATCGGGGGGAAGGGAATCTTCTGCCATGCCGACGAACCGTTCTCCCATGATACGGAGGGGGTCAACTATTTCGACATGGAGCCTGAACGGTATCAGGATAATGAAACCCTCATTCTGTTCAGCGATGGAGAGAGCGTGACCATCAGCACGGAAAACGATCCGGTGCGGTTTCTGCTCATCTCGGGCAAACCGCTCAACGAACCGGTCGCATGGTATGGCCCGATCGTCATGAACACCAGGGAAGAGTTGCGAATCGCCTTCGAGGAGTACCAGAACGGCACCTTCATCAAGAAGCGCTGA
- a CDS encoding TIGR00282 family metallophosphoesterase: MSAKIANILFIGDVVGNSGLQMVSRMLKGFISKYEVDFVICNGENAHNGKGMSLEALNLMLEAGVDVVTGGNHTWNNFNFFETLKTHDRVLRPQNYPKGTYGKGHGVYKLPRGLGNITVLNLQGRTFMYPIDCPFRTADWVIKQTKEQSSLVVVDFHAEATAEKLALAWYLDGRVSAVIGTHTHVQTADERIFPKGTAYLSDVGMTGPYQSVIGMQVKSAVDRMLYQTPHKYECATDDVHFAAVLLKLDVETSKSVGIERIFYPEFETTVPQG, encoded by the coding sequence ATGTCAGCAAAAATCGCCAATATCCTCTTCATCGGTGACGTCGTCGGAAACTCCGGTCTGCAAATGGTCAGCCGGATGCTCAAGGGATTCATTTCGAAATACGAGGTCGATTTCGTCATCTGCAACGGCGAGAACGCCCACAACGGCAAGGGCATGAGTCTCGAAGCGCTGAACCTGATGCTCGAAGCGGGCGTCGATGTGGTGACTGGCGGCAATCACACCTGGAACAACTTCAACTTTTTCGAGACGCTCAAAACGCATGACCGCGTGCTTCGGCCCCAGAACTATCCCAAGGGCACCTATGGCAAGGGCCATGGCGTCTACAAGCTGCCGCGCGGCCTCGGCAACATTACCGTCCTGAACCTGCAAGGGCGCACCTTCATGTATCCCATCGACTGCCCGTTCCGCACGGCGGACTGGGTGATCAAGCAAACGAAGGAGCAGTCGTCGCTGGTCGTGGTCGATTTCCACGCCGAGGCGACCGCCGAAAAGCTCGCTCTCGCCTGGTACCTCGATGGGCGCGTGTCGGCGGTGATCGGCACGCACACCCACGTGCAGACCGCCGACGAACGCATCTTCCCGAAAGGCACGGCCTATCTGAGCGACGTTGGCATGACCGGCCCGTACCAGTCGGTGATCGGGATGCAGGTCAAATCAGCGGTTGACCGGATGCTCTACCAGACCCCGCACAAATACGAATGCGCCACCGACGACGTCCATTTCGCCGCCGTCCTGCTCAAGCTTGACGTCGAGACCAGCAAGTCCGTCGGGATCGAGAGGATTTTCTATCCGGAGTTTGAAACGACAGTGCCGCAGGGGTGA